The DNA sequence AAAAGACATCAGAAAGTAGAAAAGAAATTACTTTAGGCATGTTATTGAACTTCTGTTACCTTTGACTTTTCTCTAGTGTATCAAAAGAAGTTACTTTTGTTTGTATGCTTGTCAAATTTTCACTCAATTGGTTTGCAGATGATTCCAGGGTATGATCACATTTCATTAAACTTTTTTTCTGtgggagatttttttttaccttgaGATTTTTCTACTACAACAGAAGAAGTTACCTTTGTTTATTTgttcattttcaatttggtttgcAGACAATTCCAGGGTATGATGTGGCTGGTGTGGTGGTGAAGGTAGGAAGCCAAGTGCAGAAGTTTAAAGTGGGGGATGAAGTGTATGCTTGTTTGAGTAATAGCAATGAGATTCCCCAATATCATGCTAAGAATAGCCATGGGGATCTCAATGAGAAAGCATTGGTGAAACCAAACAGGCTGGGGTCTTTGGCAGAGTACACTGCTGCAGGAGAAACCATGTTGGCTCTCAAACCCAAAAATCTGAGCTTTATTGAAGCTGCTGGCCTTCCCTTAGCTATTGAGACTGCGTATGGAGCGCTTGAAAGAACGGAGCTTTCGGCTGGTAAATCCGTCCTTGTTTTGGGAGGCTCTGGGGGTGTTGGAACACATGTGATTCAGGTACATTCCGATTTCATGATGCTTGAACTTTGTTACAGTTTCAGTGTCCAATACTAATTTTGGCTTCAGAgtaattgagaatatatacTTTTATGTGAGACAGCTAGCTAAACATGTTTTTGGGGCATCCAAAGTAGCAGCTACTGCAAGCACTAAAAAACTGGATTTGTTAAGAAGCTTGGGTGCGGATTTGGCTATTGATTACACCAAGGAAAACATCGAAGACCTGCCAGAGAAATTTGATGTAGTCTATGATGCAGTTGGTAAGATTCTTCTACTCCATTGTTGTTTGAATAAGCTCGCTTGCACGGAGCTATTTTAGTCATCTTTTCTGTGCTGATATTTTGATAATTTGATTGTCAACAAATAGCTGATTAGAACAGTTCTAAGATGATAGAGGTGTAGATTTATCTTGTATTCATACTGAAACAATCAAATGTACTAGTCAATGGGGTTATCACCTAATGATTTGCCCGGAATGAATGAATTGGACTATGGTGACTGATATGATATATTGTATTTGCAAAACAAAACAGGGCAGACTGACAAGGCAGTGAAGGCGGTGAAGGAAGGTGGGAAGGTAGTGACAATAGTCATAGGTCCAGTAACTCCTCCGGCGTTCAGATTTGTGCTCACCCCTACAGGGTCTATCTTGGAGAAACTGAAGCCTTACTTGGAGAGCGGGAAGGTGAAGCCAGTACTTGATCCCACAGGTCCATATCCCTTTTCTAAAGTTGTTGAAGCACTTGGTTACCGTGAGACTTCTAGAGCTACAGGAAAGGTGGTTGTGTACCCTATCCCATGAGATTGAGACTTGCTGTGTCTATATTAATCTAGGATTCTATTAAAGATTGAGTCCATTTTTACTGTGTATGCAGCAGTTGCTTGAAGACTTGTAATACGGGGATGTAGGAGATGCTTGTTTAATATGTAGAATAAGAGCTTCTTTACTTTCTTTGCTGTTTGCTTTGTTCCTACTAAACCTATAGTTATTGTTTTGTATTTGCTGTATGATACTTGCTAGAGGATCCTCAGTCGGAAATCAAATTTGATAAGTTTTTGGAAGACATGTTGGTACACTAAATGATTTAACTTCAGGAGCTAAGGTGTCTAGATGCATTGTCAAAACACTCAAAATCGAAACGTAGGACCACTTCggcctaaaaacaaaaaaattgaaaccttaaacaaaatatatatgccaGGCCAGGGACCTTATCCATGCAAGTGGGGCTAATATGGACATATCGATGCAAGTGAGGCTATAGCACATGAAAAAAATATGATTttgttgtagtaaataggtaaaatgtctatatcatggagtatgcacttaagaagtggagaatgtgtggtttgtatggattgcacattgagaggtagagaaattgtgtagcaaatatactaatgtatgtagggcaaatttacactactttgtaaccctatataaaccccctcaatatgagaagaagactcaccaattcactcttcagtttctctgaaacacgttatcagcacgaaatcgctctagaattagaatcgaaATCGATTAGAGTAGTGAAAGTTCTTGATCCGAACTAGGTCATTTTACCAACCTTAcaagaaacccccaaatcctatcacatatcaaagcccttgatcccagaagctcagaaccggtttcagaacccccagaaccggccggaaacctgcCGAACCGGCTGCCGGAAGTTCTGAACCGCTGTCAGtgtgctgccgagcccctgccgagtgctgccgagcccctgccgaagtgctgccgagcccctgccgaagtgctgccgacagcccctgcctaccccctgcagaccccctgcgcagcagctgccgagtatctgccgagcccctgcctaccccctgcctaccccctgcgcagcagctgccgagcatctgccgaggccctgcgcagcagctgccgagcacctgccgagcacctgccgagcagcctgcctagcacctgcgcagcagctgccgagctgctgccgagcagctgtcgacacatctgtcgagcgactttccgacaactttccggcgactttccgacaactttccggcgacttttccggcgactttccggacacttttccggcgactttccggacacttttccggcgactttccggacacttttccggcgacttttcggacacttttccggcgactttcgggacacttttccggcgactttcggaacacttttccggcgactttcggacacttttccggcgactttcgggacactttttccggtcaattcttaaggtaaacttttctaaaagttcccgtttttgaagtttttattacttttctcttcttttcacggggacttccaacatcccttattctacccccctttcttcttcataggggagaccaaaaatgccgaactgtgggggttcgtgctcactccaagcttggagcttgtagagtcctccaaacttagaatttgttgagaagaaaacaatcgaccacatacatcattgtttcgatttaatccaaaacccctcttggaatcaagattttcttggaagcgactacgctcagaaaatccctaatttcttgaaagcgattacgctcagaaagtttatagtttttcgtggtagcctttttcgctccgaaactaaccctattttcttgttgttcttcaggatgagtaacctgaacaagttgagcttcaacccactagggacaacaggcgcaggataccacaggtggatccgtgatatgcgccagcatcttaaggctgatgggatcctgagtacgatccaagagccgagtcaggacgtgcttactcctcaacaagctcttgcttttgaagcaaatagagcaaagagagaggctaatgaagcaaaagccatcattctcatgacaaggcacatgaatgacgcgctccaaaatgagtacctcaatgaggaagacccaagaaagctatgggtagaactcgagcagcgttttggcaacgtccgtgattccctgcttcccgacttagaagagagatggcaaagcctccgcttctgtgatttcaagacagttcttgactacaattcggaagcacttcgtatcaagtctatgatggaattctgtggacatcaaatcactgatacgatgttgatcgagaaaactctctctaccttccctgtctctgcattaatgatagctaaaaactatcgaattgatatcaatgctagacgcatcacaagatttcatgagctaattggtgtcatgaacgtagctgaaaagcacgacaacatacttgtgaagaactataactctagacccgtgggaaccaagtcaattccggagtctaattatagtcgcacctccaagggaggacgcaaggagcgaaaccctaaaagaagggataattatggacgttcaggtccatattctcgccctaaagaggaaggaaaccgccaagataggcgtgcacggaaccgtggaggtaaacgtgtgaagagagagcgaggccaagcctccggttatggtggtaacaccaccaatggaaacaaccgttttcaaagtgctcctaaagcacctcgatcaagggaacctgaccataatgatgcttgtctccgatgtggactacctggacattgggcaagggcatgtaaagcatcccagaatgttgcaaacgcgtacaaaatgtatcgtgaagcaagggaggcaaattacatggaacaagaagatcaagatggcaatctcgatctaagggtggaagacgacaaaaatcaaaacccagaaactggcgattttgattaagtcttttcattttccaagagatgtaggcaatcgccacattatcctatagtagatgccaatgggattaatctttcttcaaaagtaggcgtactcaatgtaattgtgatgtctaggaaggttttgagataattggtacttaagcgagcctttgctccaccaacatctctctactcacctggtcacctttgcattggaattaccgaaagaagttagacgactaccattgctttgcattaactaagtttattggattacgctttctttgatgaaataaatgatgatgtaattccgtttggcttattaataaaagttgagttctttcctttatgactcctttttaattacgagcttttctcttaaggaatggatgaactacaatgtctcgcagatagtgcgactacgcacaccattctacgacataggcaattattcttggagatgttgcctacatattccactatgactacgatggctgggccatcaggtttagttcaaggacatggaatggcccaattcctattgccaaatggcaccttgattaaagtcgctgaagctctctatgctcctaaggcaaatcgaaccttattgagctttaaagatttaagagccaacggattccatgcggaaacgcatactgagaacggaaaagagttcctttgcattacttctaatgattgcggacgaaagcgcatcttagagaaacttatgtgtcaatctagtggactttatgtcactacaattcgaccaattgaatccaataatgtcataagagaagatctcttggattctgacacatattggctttggcatgaccgactagggcaccctggtcgtgatatgatgctccgtatactaaagacttcacacggacatccattcttcagagtgagaagaagcaagaatcgagaattgattcctggacttaacaagaccgcaacaattgcagcatctggtgctgcagccgtcttggggcgccataaggctggccaagtcccatgtgatgacaccaaccatgagcataacgccatgatTGTTCCTCCAAATAGCTACAATGCCATAgaaggagatgtagtcacacattttgcttctaatagcgctacagacgctcaggcccaaccaaaatcctcattggttgcttctaaggcccctcgctcattttgcaaagcctgttccttcgggaaattaggaccgagaccatcctacgcaaaggatcctaaaatactcattccgttcttacagagaatccaaggggatatctgtggaccaattcaaccatcatgcggacctttcaaatactttatggtattggttgatgcgtcgacacgctggtcacatgtcgcgctgttgtccactcgaaatgctgcttatgctaaactcctcgcccagattatccgtctacgggctcactaccctgaccatccaattaagtcaattcgacttgataatgctggggagtttacatcgaaaacattcgatgactattgcatgtcactggggattgatgtagaacatccagttccccatgttcatacccaaaatggtctcgcagaagcggctatcaaacgactacaaatgatagcacggacattggtaatgcacactaatctccctgtttctgcttggggatatgcaatattacatgcagcgacgctaattcgtctacgacccactgcaacccaatcttactctgcgttacagctagtgactgggtacgagcctaatatctcgcacttacgcatttttgggtgtactatttatgtgcctattacgccgccacagcgtactaagatgggtccacaacgacgaataagcatttatgttggatatgaatctccaactatcgtccgctatcttgaacccttgacaggcgatctctttaccgctagatttgcggattgtcactttgatgagacagtcttcccatcattagggggagataagaacacaaatgttcaacaggaacgacaggaattgtcgtggtctgtccccactatgtctcatctcgatccccataccgcacagtccgaacttgaagtgcgaagaataatcgagctccagaacgtagcagacactctgcctgatgcgttttctgatattgctaaagtgacgagatcacacatacctgctgcaaacgtgcctgcaaggattgatgtcccgaataatggacataacgccactcctatAACGCTAGGAGATGGCACCATTGCTCAACATGGCAataatgtggcatctatggctgcaggtcccgcaaggaagcgcggtagaccgattggttcgaaggatactcgccctagaaaaagagcgaatgaggcacaaataaatcctttgatcatcgatactcaaaatccgtcccatgagaatgttcaggattatggttatgtccaagagacatcattgggggacgcctcagtgtcagaacctatccatgagaacatagagatctctgtaaattacactagtgtacatgggacgtgggaaagaaactccatcatcattgatgatgtattcgcgtattcagtggcgcgtgagattattgagaccgatgacatcgaaccacgctccgttgatgaatgtcaacgtagagctgattggccaaaatggaaagatgcgatccaggcagaacttgattctctaacgaaaagaaaggtatttggcaaaattgtaccaataccacccaacaccaaaccagttggtcacaaatgggtattcgttagaaagcgtaatgagaaaaacgagattgtaagatacaaagctcgtctcgtggcgcaaggcttctcacaacgccctggaatcgactacgaggagacctactctcccgtaatggacgttattacgttccgctaccttgtcagtttggtagtttccgaaaaactgaacatgcagcttatggatgtggttactgcatatctatatggggatctagatacagagatatacatgaatattccagatggaattcaactacccaaatcaagtggctctaatccacggagcgcgtttgcaattagattgaaacgctcactatatggattaaaacaatccggacggatgtggtataaccgtctaagtgactacttgattggtaagggatatgtcaataacgaactatgcccatgtgtgttcataaaaaggacaagttccggattttcaatagtagcggtttatgtcgatgacatgaacataattggcacccttaaagagttaagggaaaccgctgaacacttgaaatccgagtttgagatgaaagatcttgggaaaacacggttttgtctcggtttagaacttgagcaccgtagagatggtatcctgattcatcaatcagcttatacccaaaagatgcttaggcgtttcaacactgacaaaattaagccttcaagcaccccaatggtcgtccgtagtcttgatccaaagaaggatccatttcgtccaaaagatgacgatgaagaagtgctagaggcagaagtgccctacctaagtgcaataggtgcattattgtacttagcacaatgcacgagaccagacatctcattcgctgtgaacttgctagctagatatagctctgcgccaacacgacgccattggactggtgttaaagatatctttcgatacctaagtagtacgatcgatatgggcttgttctatccctacagaaagaagatggattcggacccatcaagtgtcaggaacgccacacatggtggattgcgttccctctccccatcccaaaacgatataagtgttttggaaggttttgctgatgctgggtacctctctgacccacacaaaggtcgctcccaaactggttatgttttcaccatgggaaaaaccgcgatatcttggaggtctacaaagcagaccctagtcgctacctcttcaaatcatgcagagattattgctcttcacgaagcagttcgtgaatgtatatggcttcgatccatagttacgcatgttcgaagcaattgtggtttgaagtctaccacagatgagccaacgagcatttatgaagataatgctgcttgcattgaacaaatgaagcaaggttacatcaaaggcgacaacaccaagcacatatcgcccaaattcttctacaatcagcaacaacagaagctcctcaagatcaaggtgaaccaggttcgatctgaggacaatgtggcagacttgttcactaagtcattgcccaaatccacgttcgagaaacatgtggcaagaattggcttgcggaaattatctgaactcccatgatcgttgtcatcagggggaggcacagacatcagggggagatgtctacatgttcgtctcaaaagcgtgaagggtgtgttgtgctctttttccctttcgaccgaggttatttttatcccactgggtttttgttactcggcaaggtttttaatgaggcaacaagagaagcaccatgttatccagaaacaaactccacactcaacgcgcgttgtgctctttttctccttcgaccaaggttgtttttcccacagggttttattacttggcaaggtttttaacgaggcaaattAGAAGCGCACCTCCAAGACAATACTACTGACATgatatatccaagggggagtgttgtagtaaataggtaaaatgtctatatcatggagtatgcacttaagaagtggagaatgtgtggtttgtatggattgcacattgagaggtagagaaattgtgtagcaaatatactaatgtatgtagggcaaatttacactactttgtaaccctatataaaccccctcaatatgagaagaagactcaccaattcactcttcagtttctctgaaacagATTTCACATTAAAATGATGTCTCAAACCCGGTATAACGAATCTCGGAAGTCATAACTTTATCCTGTAACATATACGAGTTAGTATatcttaattatatatttatttatttattgatcGAAAAAGCTCAGCCAAATATTGTATCTTGGAACCAGTATCAAAACGATACACCCAAATATAaattattatatatttattaaaagaaaaacaagcaaGCATGCATATGTAAATCTACTATACTAATCAGACATAAATATTAAAGTTACATGACATTTTCTACAATAATTTATAATGACTTAATTATTCTCAATCTTATTATTTGAGTCACGATACTTTTATTAGTTGTGGAGACTAGGTTAAAGCGATGGAATTATGTACTGTGATCGTCATCACCGCTGATGCTCTCAATTGCATTTTTTTTGAAAGCCGAATGACCTAGCCGAATGTAGTATAAAATGTTAAACCACTTTTAATTCCACCAATTTAATTGTAACATGAAAAATTAATTTAGTCTTTGTATACACCAATTCAAATGTTAGAAGCCGTTATTGAGAGTTgattaggggaaaaaaaaaataaagaacaataGACCAAAGAAGAGTTTAACTGATTTATTACTGCATCAGTTACTATCAAtctttagggaaaaatgcaccaacagtgtccAGACACtgtgaggactgtcaaaatgatacctaaacttacaaagttatcaatgtgatacctggactcattttttcgtatcaacatcaTACCTACGACCAAATTCCGTCACAGAATCGTTAAatttaagggtaaaattgtcttattacaaatttttatttaaaaaaaaaaaacataagaaatttttttatttcctctctctctcctctcactctccttCTCTCCTCGCCAACACCAGACCACACCAGTCGATCAGTTCAACCAACACCACCGCCGCACCCATCGAGCCCATTCCCTTTCTCGATCTCCAGCGaaacccttcttcttcctcatggTCCTATTCTTCTTCACCCTTGTCCTTTTCAGCAATGGGCCGGGCAACCTAACCCCCTGCATCCTCGTTTTCCAGACCTTCGTCGACATCGTCGGCCTTTGACTTCACTCTCAATTCGCTGGCCTACAATTGCCTCTGATTAAACCCAAAATCCCCGGCTTAGCTCAGAGGGACGACCAATTCAGTTATGGGGCTTCACCCATTCACACACTCTCTTCGCCCAATGGGTTTTGGTCCAAGCATTGCGACGACGTCAACTACAATCAGCTCCAGAAGGTACTCAAATTGATTGGAAATTATTGAATATATGCTTGCCCAATGGGTTTGAGATTGGTATGGATCACTTTTGTGTGTTGTGTTTCGTTTGATGAGTTTTATGGGTGATTAGAGTTTGAATTGGATCTTATAATTTGATGGAGGGGTTGTTGAGTTTCTTTATGTGTGGTTGTTGATGTCGGGAATGACGGAGAGGTTGTTCATGTGGTTGTTGATGGtatggaggtggtgttgcaggTCGGGAGTGACGGAGAGAATGGTGgggtgggattggagctgtgatttgagagtggagggctggcggggtctgagtttctgatcaatggtgtatacaagggggtcggaggagagaacaagagtggtggtggctaagCCGTCGGCAGCGGCGGGGGTGAACTTGGACGAGCAGGGTGAGGAGGTGCCTGCTGTGATTCACCGTGGCCGTAATTGCTTACGGCGGCGCCGGTGTTCTTCAAGGCCATGACATAGTCGAAATGGCCCGCTActgagatgatttgaatcttgatgattcaaatcaggggaggAACTccgaagaagaaaccaaaaaagaagaagaagaaagaaagaaataaagaaagaaggaataaataaataaagaagaaagaaagaaagaagaaagaaagaaataaagaaagaaagaaagaatgaaataaagaaagagaaaaaaaaacttttgagggtaaatcggtctttttgtcttcattaagtaaCTCACGTGCGtggcacgtgcaaaatttaacgatTCCGTAACGGAatttggtcgtaggtacgatgttgatacgaaaaaatgagtccaggtatcacattgataactttgtaagttcaggtatcattttgacagtcctgACAGTGTCCGGACACTATTGGTGCATTTTTCCCAATTCAAATGTTAGAAGCCGTTATTGAGAGTTgattaggggaaaaaaaaataaagaacaataGACCAAAGAAGTGTTTAACTGATTTATTATTATATCAGTTACTATCAATCTTTATGATAAAGAGAATTAATACTGTTTAAATCCGTACCCCCGCTTCTTAGCCTTTTCTTTGGCTGCCTCTTTAGCCTTTTCTCCGGCTTCTTTTTTGGCGATTAACGCCAACAACCGGGCTAAATACTCTAGGCCTTGTTTCTGGTCATTGTAAACCTACAAAGAAAACGATATCAATGAACCCCaaactagggctgtcactcggtcggttcgaattggttgtaggtattaccaacttcaaaactaaAGTTTTTgctttcaaaattgagctaccaattaccaaccaaaattttcggtttttaatcatatctaccaaattcggtattaccaactttagaacagaTAATTCtttgttataaaaaaattaggtttttcaattttataaccgtaaactttgtattcatctactaatcatagctttcttttgtatatatgacatcaaattttagccattttcaataaaactaggttatttaaccatcttggactaggttactcaaaatacatgtactattaattaaTGTAGTAttatgaaaacttttatgtttattttttaatatacatgtatgtgtattgaaaatcatagtatataaagctaatatttagataatcggtagattcggtatttaccaaaaccaaaccaactttttctgtaattttcgatttctgttttatcggtctcggttaccaaaaagtcagtttaccaaacctaaagtaTCAGTTGGTATTGGGttagtttggtaattaccaaaccaagtggcagccctatgCCCCTACccctagggatggcaatggggcgggttggggatggggatcacaatatcatccccatccccggggtcattttctacccccatccccgccccaatccccaataaaaatatattggatattccccgtccccatccccattggggactaaacctccaaacccgccccaaatccccaataagaatttaataaataaaataaattttttctcagattgccttttttaaaatcaaaatctacaacaaatgaatttaaaatatgattaaattcataaatcataattcagttagtgcaaaagtcaaaacaccattaaagtaattGTGTAGCCATtcaagtaaagtagtaaatgtatatatttgtgatttatattataaaaaaaaaattaaaaaaaaaaaatatatatatatatatatataagttaaata is a window from the Rosa chinensis cultivar Old Blush chromosome 2, RchiOBHm-V2, whole genome shotgun sequence genome containing:
- the LOC112186062 gene encoding 2-methylene-furan-3-one reductase isoform X2, whose protein sequence is MLVKFSLNWFADDSRTIPGYDVAGVVVKVGSQVQKFKVGDEVYACLSNSNEIPQYHAKNSHGDLNEKALVKPNRLGSLAEYTAAGETMLALKPKNLSFIEAAGLPLAIETAYGALERTELSAGKSVLVLGGSGGVGTHVIQLAKHVFGASKVAATASTKKLDLLRSLGADLAIDYTKENIEDLPEKFDVVYDAVGQTDKAVKAVKEGGKVVTIVIGPVTPPAFRFVLTPTGSILEKLKPYLESGKVKPVLDPTGPYPFSKVVEALGYRETSRATGKVVVYPIP
- the LOC112186062 gene encoding 2-methylene-furan-3-one reductase isoform X1, whose amino-acid sequence is MAAAPSEYIPSVYGAWVYSEYGKTANVLKFDPNVAVPEIKEDQVLIKVVAASLNPLDSRRALGLYKDIEGDTTLPTIPGYDVAGVVVKVGSQVQKFKVGDEVYACLSNSNEIPQYHAKNSHGDLNEKALVKPNRLGSLAEYTAAGETMLALKPKNLSFIEAAGLPLAIETAYGALERTELSAGKSVLVLGGSGGVGTHVIQLAKHVFGASKVAATASTKKLDLLRSLGADLAIDYTKENIEDLPEKFDVVYDAVGQTDKAVKAVKEGGKVVTIVIGPVTPPAFRFVLTPTGSILEKLKPYLESGKVKPVLDPTGPYPFSKVVEALGYRETSRATGKVVVYPIP